From the genome of Flavobacterium luteolum, one region includes:
- a CDS encoding GNAT family N-acetyltransferase encodes MKIISPIINPNINLTKKSFFSILPPNNKAVSSDQEAESPIDFIIEKARSIHTFWIKQICEVTLSSAIARGTGISGRSPEFLEKKMNTGEAVIAFASDGRWAGFSFISSYENGQYVSNSGLIVAPEFRHTGLARKIKDKIFELSREKYPTAKIFSLTSGLAVMKMNHELGFQPVTFSELTSDNMFWENCKSCVNCSILMSKERKNCLCTAMLYDPEEKE; translated from the coding sequence ATGAAAATTATAAGTCCCATAATCAATCCAAATATAAACCTGACAAAAAAGAGCTTTTTCTCTATTTTACCTCCAAATAATAAAGCAGTTTCATCTGATCAAGAGGCTGAATCTCCAATTGATTTTATAATTGAAAAAGCCAGATCAATCCATACTTTTTGGATCAAGCAAATTTGCGAGGTTACTTTATCATCTGCCATAGCTCGTGGAACAGGTATTTCAGGTCGTTCACCAGAATTTCTAGAAAAGAAAATGAATACAGGAGAAGCCGTCATTGCATTTGCTTCAGATGGAAGATGGGCGGGTTTTTCTTTTATTTCTTCCTATGAAAATGGTCAATATGTTTCAAACTCTGGTCTTATTGTAGCGCCCGAATTTCGCCATACCGGTCTTGCCAGAAAAATTAAAGACAAAATATTCGAACTTAGCCGCGAAAAGTATCCCACGGCCAAGATATTCAGTTTAACTTCTGGTCTTGCAGTAATGAAAATGAACCACGAATTAGGATTTCAACCCGTTACTTTTTCAGAATTAACATCAGATAACATGTTTTGGGAAAACTGCAAATCCTGCGTTAACTGTTCCATTTTAATGAGCAAAGAGAGAAAAAACTGTTTATGTACTGCTATGCTTTATGATCCTGAAGAAAAAGAATAG
- a CDS encoding type II asparaginase, with product MKNLSTLLLSVLLVTGIYAQKLPRIKILATGGTIAGKGASADRSAYKAGELPIKDLIAAVPGIEKVAEITGEQISNVGSQDMTVDIWIKLNKRINEIYKNNEADGIVITHGTDTQEETAYFLSLTVRYDKPVVITGSMRPATAISADGPKNLYDAVTLAASKQAEHSGVLLVFNEYILTGRNAVKTSTTHLNAFTAPNSGPIGQVYDGKVTLYETPVRKANKNTPFDITGLTSLPEVAVVELYADAPATALNAYVASGVKGIVTGGLGNGNLNKVNSDAAVAAIKKGIVVARASRVPSGRVTLFDETDDQKLGTIVADDLIPQKARILLMLGLTQTTDSKKLQEYFFEY from the coding sequence ATGAAAAATTTATCTACATTATTATTATCGGTTTTATTAGTAACAGGTATTTATGCTCAAAAATTACCTAGAATCAAGATACTAGCAACCGGAGGAACAATTGCAGGAAAAGGAGCTTCGGCAGACCGTTCTGCTTATAAAGCGGGAGAATTGCCGATAAAAGATTTGATCGCGGCCGTTCCGGGAATTGAAAAAGTTGCAGAAATTACGGGAGAACAGATTTCAAACGTAGGAAGTCAAGACATGACCGTAGATATCTGGATTAAGCTTAATAAAAGAATAAACGAAATTTATAAAAATAATGAAGCTGATGGTATTGTAATCACTCACGGAACCGACACACAGGAAGAAACAGCTTATTTTTTATCGTTAACCGTAAGATATGACAAGCCTGTAGTTATTACTGGCTCTATGCGTCCGGCAACAGCCATAAGCGCAGACGGTCCAAAAAACTTATATGATGCGGTGACTCTAGCGGCTTCAAAACAAGCCGAACACAGCGGTGTTTTACTAGTATTTAATGAGTACATTTTGACTGGAAGAAATGCTGTAAAAACTAGTACAACGCACTTAAATGCCTTTACGGCGCCAAATAGTGGCCCAATCGGACAAGTTTATGATGGAAAAGTTACACTTTATGAAACCCCAGTTCGAAAAGCCAATAAAAATACCCCGTTTGATATTACAGGTTTAACTTCTTTACCTGAAGTTGCTGTTGTAGAATTATATGCTGATGCTCCTGCAACTGCATTAAATGCTTATGTGGCTTCTGGAGTAAAAGGAATTGTAACGGGCGGTCTTGGCAACGGAAATCTTAATAAAGTAAACTCAGATGCTGCAGTAGCAGCAATTAAAAAAGGAATCGTTGTGGCGAGAGCCTCAAGAGTTCCGTCAGGAAGGGTGACTTTATTTGATGAAACCGATGATCAAAAGCTTGGTACTATAGTCGCAGATGATTTAATTCCGCAAAAAGCGAGGATTCTATTAATGCTGGGACTTACACAAACTACTGACAGTAAAAAACTCCAAGAATACTTCTTTGAGTATTAA
- a CDS encoding ABC transporter permease: MKKKPQQSLISLFLREASQVVKDHSLLLTLLIAPLLYAFFYGSIYINKEEFDVKLAVVDDDGSRLSRLLQQNIDDSPIVELIHFSNLEQAKEQMYQGNCQGYFYIPEGTEANLLSLKQSNVVLAINAARFLPSSDLLLNVQQICLTVGAGVRLQYYQKKEGMSTTIAMENVMPVNLDYRPLFNERSSYGAFLLPGLLALILQQTLLIGLCESVAGERQRSRLGEWLGSGISNGIWGKGLFYLILFSSYGFFFLNVNYKLLNLPMRGNGFELSLLLLLFIVTLIPMAQFIGSLFKSQLLCLQMMAFSTYPIFLITGYSWPFESLPLALQWLSNLLPTTPFIVLYTSIVQSGASLWDNPSVLLHLILLFAFYSTICFIRLKYLKKSYEL; this comes from the coding sequence ATGAAAAAGAAACCGCAACAATCGCTGATTAGTCTTTTCCTAAGGGAAGCTTCGCAAGTGGTAAAGGATCATAGTTTGCTGCTTACGCTTCTTATTGCTCCTCTGCTTTATGCCTTTTTTTACGGAAGTATTTATATCAATAAAGAAGAATTTGATGTAAAATTGGCCGTTGTTGATGATGACGGCTCGAGATTATCGCGTTTGCTGCAGCAAAATATAGACGATTCTCCAATAGTAGAACTCATTCATTTTTCGAATTTGGAACAGGCAAAAGAACAGATGTATCAAGGGAATTGCCAAGGATATTTTTATATTCCAGAAGGAACAGAAGCCAATTTATTGAGTTTAAAACAAAGCAATGTGGTATTGGCAATCAATGCAGCGAGATTTCTTCCTTCGAGTGATTTGTTATTAAATGTACAGCAGATATGTCTGACCGTTGGAGCAGGAGTGAGACTTCAATATTATCAGAAAAAAGAAGGCATGAGCACTACTATTGCTATGGAAAATGTGATGCCTGTAAATTTAGATTATCGCCCTTTGTTTAACGAAAGATCAAGTTATGGCGCATTTTTATTGCCCGGATTGCTGGCCTTGATTTTACAGCAGACCTTATTGATTGGCTTATGCGAAAGTGTGGCAGGTGAGCGTCAGCGTTCTCGTTTAGGCGAATGGCTAGGTTCTGGTATTTCTAATGGTATTTGGGGAAAAGGATTGTTTTATCTCATACTTTTTTCTTCGTATGGTTTTTTCTTTTTAAATGTAAATTATAAACTGCTTAATTTACCTATGAGAGGAAACGGTTTTGAATTAAGCTTATTATTACTTTTGTTCATAGTAACTTTAATTCCGATGGCTCAGTTTATCGGTTCGCTTTTCAAATCGCAATTGCTTTGTCTGCAGATGATGGCTTTCTCCACTTATCCGATTTTCTTGATTACTGGATACAGCTGGCCTTTTGAATCGCTTCCGTTAGCATTGCAGTGGCTGTCTAATCTTTTGCCTACAACGCCTTTTATTGTTTTGTATACCTCTATTGTGCAGTCTGGGGCAAGTTTATGGGATAATCCGTCTGTTTTGTTGCATCTTATTCTGCTTTTTGCTTTTTACAGTACGATCTGTTTTATTCGTTTAAAATATCTGAAAAAGAGTTATGAGTTATGA
- a CDS encoding HlyD family secretion protein — protein sequence MKDIFKNYWALIIPIFVVIAGLIFFLKDNNKEDNNFIGMVDATSVDVAAEFPGRLDSLLVKQGDTVKTGQLLAVLRSNEINAIKAQALSAIDAAKGQQELLTQGARPELIEATSKLYQISQEQYKLFSTTYDRMERLYNEDVISGQEKDVFYFKFQAAKKEMETAQLNLQMLKNGTRPELLKTANAIVKQAEQAYELTKALGDNTRVYAPADGVISNLVTHQGEIISIGYPIMTIEKKNSTIIKFNIRQDKSNLLKVGSKTAVKVPGCEPETFDAVVHSIAPTLEFANWVPSKDKGEFELRTFTIEVKPENLGQIKGLRSGMTASLILPQ from the coding sequence ATGAAAGATATATTTAAAAACTACTGGGCGCTGATCATTCCAATCTTTGTAGTAATAGCAGGACTGATTTTTTTCTTAAAAGACAATAACAAAGAGGACAACAATTTCATAGGAATGGTTGATGCAACAAGTGTTGACGTAGCGGCCGAATTTCCAGGTAGATTGGATTCGTTGCTTGTAAAACAAGGTGATACCGTAAAAACGGGACAATTGCTGGCTGTACTTCGTTCTAACGAAATAAACGCCATAAAAGCTCAGGCATTATCGGCCATTGATGCCGCAAAAGGACAGCAGGAACTGCTTACACAAGGAGCAAGACCAGAATTGATAGAAGCGACTTCTAAACTATATCAAATTAGTCAGGAGCAATATAAATTGTTTAGCACAACTTACGATCGTATGGAACGTCTGTATAATGAAGATGTGATATCGGGACAGGAAAAAGATGTTTTCTATTTTAAATTTCAAGCCGCAAAAAAGGAAATGGAAACCGCTCAGTTAAATCTTCAGATGCTAAAAAACGGAACTCGACCAGAATTACTAAAAACGGCAAATGCTATTGTAAAACAAGCAGAACAAGCGTATGAACTGACCAAAGCACTTGGCGATAATACAAGAGTTTATGCTCCTGCAGATGGCGTAATTTCTAACTTGGTTACGCATCAGGGCGAAATTATTTCTATAGGATATCCGATTATGACGATTGAAAAGAAAAACTCCACTATAATTAAATTTAATATCCGACAAGACAAATCAAATCTGCTTAAAGTTGGAAGCAAGACAGCGGTTAAAGTTCCCGGTTGCGAACCAGAAACGTTTGATGCCGTTGTGCATTCTATTGCGCCAACATTAGAATTTGCCAATTGGGTTCCGTCCAAAGATAAAGGAGAATTTGAACTGAGAACTTTTACGATAGAAGTAAAACCCGAAAACCTTGGGCAAATTAAAGGACTTCGTTCTGGTATGACCGCTTCTTTAATTCTTCCTCAATGA
- a CDS encoding LLM class flavin-dependent oxidoreductase, whose translation MKKIGFLSFGHWSNHPSYKTRTAADTLLQSIDLAVAAEEIGIDGAYFRVHHFAQQLASPFPLLSAVGAKTNKIEIGTGVIDMRYENPMYMVEDAGAADLISEGRLQLGISRGSPEQVIDGWRYFGYEPDAGETDADMGRKKALEFLDKLSGEGFAEPNPYPMFPNPPGLLRIEPHSEGLRERIWWGAASNATAIWAAENGMHLQSSTLKYDENGKPFHVQQAEQIRLYKEAWKKAGHQREARVSVSRSIFALVNDQDKYYFGGQAKGNDSFGYIEQDKRAIFGKSYTAEPDKLIEELAQDEAIQEADTLLLTIPNTLGVDYNIHILSSILEHVAPALGWR comes from the coding sequence ATGAAGAAAATAGGATTTTTATCATTTGGGCATTGGTCGAATCATCCATCATACAAAACTCGTACAGCAGCAGATACCTTGTTGCAATCTATCGATTTGGCAGTTGCGGCTGAAGAAATAGGAATAGATGGAGCTTATTTTCGTGTGCATCATTTTGCACAGCAGTTAGCTTCACCTTTTCCTCTGCTTTCGGCGGTTGGTGCTAAGACGAACAAAATAGAGATTGGAACAGGTGTAATCGATATGAGGTATGAAAACCCGATGTATATGGTTGAAGATGCTGGAGCTGCCGATTTGATATCAGAAGGACGTTTACAACTAGGAATAAGCAGAGGGTCGCCAGAACAAGTTATTGATGGTTGGCGTTACTTTGGCTACGAACCTGATGCAGGTGAAACCGATGCCGATATGGGACGTAAGAAAGCTTTAGAATTTTTGGATAAATTGAGTGGAGAAGGATTTGCAGAACCTAATCCATACCCGATGTTTCCGAATCCGCCAGGATTGTTGCGTATCGAACCACATTCTGAAGGATTGAGAGAACGAATCTGGTGGGGAGCTGCTTCAAATGCAACAGCAATCTGGGCAGCCGAAAACGGAATGCATCTTCAAAGTTCTACGCTTAAATATGACGAAAATGGCAAGCCATTTCATGTTCAACAGGCAGAACAGATAAGATTATACAAAGAAGCTTGGAAAAAAGCAGGACATCAGCGTGAAGCAAGAGTTTCTGTTAGTCGTTCGATTTTTGCGTTAGTCAACGATCAGGATAAATATTATTTTGGTGGGCAAGCAAAGGGCAATGATAGTTTCGGGTATATTGAGCAAGATAAAAGAGCAATCTTTGGTAAAAGCTATACGGCCGAACCTGATAAATTGATCGAAGAATTAGCCCAAGACGAAGCGATTCAAGAAGCAGATACATTGTTGTTGACGATTCCAAACACTTTAGGTGTTGATTATAACATACATATTTTATCGTCCATTTTAGAACACGTTGCGCCTGCTTTGGGCTGGCGATAA
- the aspT gene encoding aspartate-alanine antiporter — protein sequence MDWIITTLKDYPELAVFLTLSLGYFIGKFKIGSFSLGTVTSVLLVGVLVGQLDIVISPNVKSVFFLMFLFAVGYSVGPQFFGGLKKDGLPQMFYAAIVCILCLICPYLIGKIMGYDMGLTSGMLAGSQTISAVIGVASDTINQLNIPADQKTALINKIPVAYAVTYIFGTAGSAWLLASIGPKLLGGNLVEKAKELEIQLGGDAIGDDPSIASAYDRVIYNAYQISGHSYANNKTVAEVENELERNNRRLFIQRIRRGKEIIDATPEFVIKENDVVALGGRREYMMNYVAVNEKEVLDIELLNFPVEVLSILIVKKEVINKTIADLRHLKYMHGVVVRSLKRSGIQMPILPNTVLQKGDMIELIGIKRDVDQVATHIGYPDRPTNTTDMAFVGLGIVLGGLLGALTIKVGGVPISLSTSGGALISGLFFGWLRGQHPTFGRIPEPALWIMNNVGLNIFIAVVGITAGPSFIVGFQEAGWGLFIAGAAATAIPLILALFIGRYIFKFHPIITLGCAAGARTTTAALGALQDAVKSKTPALGYTVTYAVGNTLLIIWGVVIILIMS from the coding sequence ATGGATTGGATTATTACTACATTAAAAGATTATCCCGAACTGGCAGTTTTTCTCACACTATCATTAGGCTATTTTATCGGAAAATTTAAAATAGGAAGCTTTTCTCTAGGAACTGTTACCAGTGTTTTGCTTGTGGGAGTCTTAGTCGGACAATTAGACATTGTGATTTCTCCCAATGTAAAATCGGTCTTTTTTCTCATGTTTCTTTTTGCTGTAGGATATAGCGTTGGACCTCAATTTTTTGGAGGTTTAAAAAAAGATGGGCTGCCTCAAATGTTTTACGCAGCTATAGTATGTATCCTATGTTTAATATGTCCCTATCTAATAGGCAAAATTATGGGCTACGATATGGGATTAACCTCTGGTATGCTTGCGGGTTCTCAAACCATATCTGCTGTAATTGGTGTTGCATCAGACACGATCAATCAGTTAAATATTCCGGCCGATCAGAAAACGGCTTTAATTAATAAAATTCCCGTTGCTTACGCTGTAACCTATATTTTCGGAACAGCAGGTTCTGCTTGGCTATTGGCTTCTATCGGTCCAAAATTACTTGGTGGTAATTTAGTAGAAAAAGCAAAAGAACTTGAGATTCAGCTTGGAGGAGACGCCATAGGAGATGATCCAAGTATTGCCTCTGCTTATGATCGTGTAATATATAATGCTTACCAAATTTCTGGTCACTCTTATGCGAACAACAAAACAGTTGCAGAAGTTGAAAACGAGCTGGAAAGAAATAACAGACGTTTATTTATACAGCGAATTCGAAGAGGAAAAGAAATTATAGATGCTACTCCAGAATTTGTAATTAAAGAAAATGATGTTGTTGCTTTAGGTGGAAGAAGAGAATACATGATGAACTATGTTGCGGTGAATGAAAAAGAAGTTCTGGATATCGAACTTCTTAATTTTCCTGTAGAAGTATTAAGCATATTAATTGTAAAAAAAGAAGTCATAAACAAAACTATTGCCGATTTACGTCATTTAAAATATATGCATGGTGTTGTGGTAAGATCTCTAAAACGATCAGGGATTCAGATGCCTATATTACCCAATACTGTTCTTCAAAAAGGAGATATGATCGAACTTATTGGCATTAAACGAGATGTAGATCAAGTAGCAACACATATTGGATATCCTGACCGCCCTACAAATACTACAGATATGGCTTTTGTAGGTTTAGGAATTGTATTGGGAGGATTGCTTGGCGCACTGACTATTAAAGTTGGCGGAGTTCCAATAAGCCTTAGTACTAGTGGAGGTGCCTTAATATCTGGGCTTTTCTTCGGGTGGCTAAGAGGTCAGCATCCTACTTTTGGACGAATTCCGGAACCTGCTTTGTGGATTATGAATAATGTTGGTCTAAATATTTTTATAGCAGTTGTGGGTATTACAGCGGGACCGAGTTTTATTGTAGGTTTTCAAGAAGCTGGCTGGGGACTTTTCATTGCAGGTGCAGCGGCAACCGCTATTCCGTTAATCCTAGCACTTTTTATCGGAAGATATATTTTCAAATTCCATCCTATTATAACTTTAGGATGTGCTGCTGGAGCAAGAACTACTACCGCGGCCTTGGGAGCTTTACAAGATGCTGTAAAAAGCAAAACCCCTGCATTGGGTTATACTGTGACCTATGCCGTCGGGAACACGCTGCTCATTATATGGGGCGTCGTCATTATTTTAATCATGAGTTAG
- a CDS encoding porin produces the protein MRILTSIILGVFLVAGAYAQQEKQTDTILNHKTPLIKATKVDLLNNVDLIFNTQLGFNTYVDDGKYTGSKFEVNQFRLEVKGKVYKDKVFFRFRDRYTKETEPQSTDNISSSTDLAFIGYNISNRTSIAIGKMTANWGGYEFDMNPIDIYQYNDIVDNSDNFLTGVQVNWKLNANHVFSGQILNSRTKTFSELYQNVPDVEEAKFPAAYVGNWNGSFLDGKFKTIYSFSIFQEATKNGKPVNMYYTALGNQFRTKKWLFQYDFKWSSEDLDRTGVVSNIIPDTVLDHAAENVYYIEHWLRTVYSLNEQWKLTVIGMVSKASWKEIPDPNVSSNRIRTAWGVIPTVEFYPIKNFNLKFFATYVARWYDYSDYSKASLGQSNNNTGKIMLGVISPLVVL, from the coding sequence ATGCGTATCTTAACTTCAATAATTTTGGGCGTTTTTCTGGTGGCTGGCGCTTATGCACAGCAAGAAAAACAGACTGATACCATCTTAAATCACAAAACACCATTGATAAAAGCAACCAAAGTTGATTTGCTCAATAATGTTGATTTAATTTTTAATACTCAATTAGGCTTTAATACCTATGTCGACGACGGAAAATATACTGGCAGTAAATTTGAAGTAAACCAGTTTAGATTGGAAGTAAAAGGGAAAGTCTATAAGGATAAGGTATTTTTTAGGTTTAGAGACCGATATACTAAAGAAACCGAACCGCAATCTACAGATAACATCAGCAGCTCTACAGATTTAGCTTTTATTGGGTATAATATATCCAACAGAACCAGTATTGCTATCGGGAAAATGACAGCAAACTGGGGTGGTTATGAGTTTGATATGAATCCGATTGATATCTATCAATACAATGATATCGTAGATAATTCAGATAACTTTTTAACTGGGGTTCAGGTAAACTGGAAATTAAATGCCAATCACGTTTTTTCTGGTCAGATTTTAAATTCGAGAACAAAAACTTTCTCTGAACTGTATCAAAATGTACCCGATGTTGAAGAGGCAAAATTTCCTGCTGCATACGTCGGAAACTGGAACGGAAGCTTTTTAGATGGAAAATTTAAAACCATTTACAGTTTCAGTATTTTTCAGGAAGCCACAAAAAATGGAAAACCTGTAAATATGTATTATACAGCATTAGGGAATCAGTTTAGAACCAAAAAATGGCTTTTTCAATATGATTTCAAATGGAGCAGCGAAGATCTAGATCGAACAGGAGTTGTGAGCAATATTATTCCAGACACTGTTTTAGATCATGCAGCAGAAAATGTATATTATATTGAACATTGGCTTAGAACTGTATATTCTCTAAATGAACAGTGGAAACTTACAGTGATCGGAATGGTAAGCAAGGCTTCATGGAAAGAAATCCCTGATCCAAATGTGAGTTCAAACCGAATTCGTACCGCTTGGGGCGTTATTCCAACAGTAGAGTTTTATCCGATTAAAAACTTTAACTTGAAATTTTTTGCCACTTATGTAGCTCGATGGTACGATTATAGTGATTATTCGAAAGCAAGCTTGGGACAATCTAATAACAATACTGGCAAAATTATGCTTGGTGTAATTTCTCCGTTAGTCGTGTTATAA
- the aspD gene encoding aspartate 4-decarboxylase, translating into MAIDISKIKTSREVEKTLQTLSPFEIKNELIHLAEESALKSTAITLNAGRGNPNWIATVPREAFFLFGQFALEECRNVMEEQGILAGIVQNKSGVASRFEAFLAKHKDSPAASLLGKTYHYGVDKHEFDGDAWIREWIEAVIGFNYPVPDRMLSQIEIIVHDYLVQEMCGAGNDKGKYDIFAVEGGTAAMCYIFDSLMQNHLTERGDKIALLTPTFTPYIEIPELDRYKFDVVYVEASGVGENGFHTWQYPNSELDKLKDPAVKVAFVVNPSNPPSSAMSTDTLNYIADIVKNHNPGLMVITDDVYGTFVNNFRSLMAIIPQNTITVYSFSKYFGCTGWRLGTIAIHQDNIFDKKIANLSPAHKKELHDRYSSLTLQPEKIKFIDRLVADSRQVALNHTAGLSLPQQFQMMLFSAFCLLDTQDVYKTLTQSIINRRLSLLWEGLEVPILEDPMRAGYYSQIDIMVAAKHFYGDDFANWLKKNFEPVDILFRLAEKTAIVLLNGGGFAGPEWSIRVSLANLPTDSYLILGKNIRKILIEYVTSWENSTK; encoded by the coding sequence ATGGCAATTGATATTTCAAAAATAAAAACATCAAGAGAGGTAGAAAAAACACTTCAGACCCTCAGTCCATTTGAAATTAAAAACGAATTAATTCATCTGGCAGAAGAAAGCGCGCTTAAATCGACAGCGATAACGCTTAATGCGGGAAGAGGAAACCCAAACTGGATTGCTACAGTTCCGAGAGAGGCTTTTTTCCTATTCGGACAATTTGCATTAGAAGAATGTCGTAATGTTATGGAAGAACAAGGCATTCTAGCAGGAATTGTACAAAATAAAAGTGGTGTGGCTTCACGTTTTGAAGCATTTTTGGCTAAACATAAAGATAGTCCTGCTGCATCCCTTTTAGGGAAAACATATCATTATGGTGTAGACAAACATGAGTTTGATGGTGATGCTTGGATTCGTGAATGGATAGAAGCTGTAATCGGATTTAACTATCCTGTCCCTGATCGTATGTTAAGTCAGATAGAAATTATTGTTCATGACTATTTGGTGCAAGAAATGTGTGGCGCAGGAAATGACAAAGGCAAATATGATATTTTTGCTGTTGAAGGCGGAACTGCCGCAATGTGTTATATTTTTGATTCGCTTATGCAAAATCACCTTACCGAACGTGGTGATAAAATAGCCTTGCTTACTCCTACTTTTACCCCTTATATTGAAATTCCAGAATTAGATCGATACAAATTTGATGTCGTTTATGTAGAAGCAAGCGGCGTTGGAGAAAACGGTTTTCATACGTGGCAATATCCAAATTCTGAGTTAGATAAGCTTAAAGATCCAGCCGTTAAAGTGGCTTTTGTGGTAAATCCGAGCAATCCGCCATCCTCTGCAATGAGTACCGATACACTCAATTATATTGCTGATATTGTAAAAAATCATAATCCAGGTTTGATGGTGATTACAGATGATGTTTATGGCACATTTGTAAATAATTTTAGATCATTAATGGCTATTATTCCGCAAAATACCATCACAGTATATTCATTCTCAAAATATTTTGGCTGTACAGGCTGGAGACTAGGAACAATTGCCATTCATCAGGACAATATTTTCGATAAAAAAATTGCCAATTTAAGTCCTGCTCACAAAAAAGAACTGCACGATCGTTATTCTTCTCTGACATTACAGCCAGAAAAAATCAAGTTTATTGACAGACTTGTTGCCGATAGCCGTCAAGTAGCTTTAAACCACACAGCAGGACTATCCTTGCCTCAGCAATTTCAAATGATGCTTTTCTCTGCATTTTGTTTATTAGATACTCAAGATGTTTATAAAACGCTTACACAATCTATTATCAATAGACGTTTAAGTCTGTTATGGGAAGGATTAGAGGTTCCTATTCTAGAAGACCCGATGCGTGCGGGATATTATTCTCAAATTGATATTATGGTGGCTGCAAAACACTTTTATGGAGATGATTTTGCTAATTGGCTGAAAAAGAACTTTGAACCTGTTGATATTTTATTCCGTTTAGCAGAAAAAACAGCTATTGTACTTTTAAATGGCGGCGGTTTTGCGGGACCCGAATGGAGTATTAGAGTTTCTCTTGCCAATCTTCCAACAGATAGCTACTTAATTCTTGGAAAAAACATCCGTAAAATTTTAATTGAATATGTAACCAGCTGGGAGAACTCAACAAAATAA
- a CDS encoding ABC transporter permease, which translates to MLNIIIREWKRILSLKVFYLVMLVVPVALFFFYALIYQKQDAKNLAFAIWDEDQSAISRELIFLLEQKETLQITRRVSSEAEVKKLIQEGKILGAVHFPANLQKNIYSRHPSNVTLYTNAAALVPAKLVYKAVAEVVITGSTGVILQKLVKTGMKADQAMAIANPISLKTYQLYNPTYNYQEYLVPGLITVGMQMILIISSMLALNYEWVTGTMQELYDSSKGSVVAVIVGKTIAHLSISWINFLIITGIIFTFFDIGVPAATGKFFVLYTMLSLACIGIGMFISALFKDVMLSGDVALFYTSPAFVFSGFTFPRWAMPWYDQYYALIMPYTAFLDGFFEVYYMNLPLRYAQGEMAKLLLFCLVMYPTAMLLFKRQFNSIKDEKETATIAD; encoded by the coding sequence ATGCTGAACATAATTATTAGAGAATGGAAGCGCATTCTAAGTCTAAAGGTATTTTATTTGGTAATGCTTGTAGTTCCTGTCGCTTTGTTTTTCTTCTATGCTCTTATTTACCAAAAGCAGGATGCCAAAAATTTAGCATTTGCAATTTGGGACGAAGATCAAAGCGCGATAAGCCGAGAGCTGATTTTTTTATTAGAACAAAAAGAAACGCTTCAAATTACCAGAAGAGTAAGCAGTGAAGCTGAAGTTAAAAAATTGATTCAAGAAGGGAAAATATTGGGTGCCGTACATTTTCCTGCCAATCTTCAAAAGAATATTTATAGCCGTCATCCGAGCAATGTGACTTTGTACACCAATGCCGCCGCGCTTGTTCCTGCTAAGTTAGTTTATAAGGCTGTCGCCGAAGTTGTAATTACAGGAAGTACAGGCGTAATTTTACAAAAATTGGTAAAAACCGGAATGAAAGCTGATCAGGCAATGGCAATTGCAAATCCAATAAGTCTTAAAACCTATCAGCTTTATAACCCAACTTACAATTATCAAGAATATTTGGTTCCTGGATTAATAACAGTCGGAATGCAGATGATTTTGATTATTAGTTCTATGCTGGCTTTAAATTATGAATGGGTTACAGGAACGATGCAAGAACTTTACGATTCATCAAAAGGTTCTGTTGTTGCTGTAATTGTCGGAAAAACAATAGCGCATCTTAGCATCAGCTGGATTAATTTTCTCATTATTACAGGAATTATTTTTACTTTTTTCGATATTGGGGTTCCCGCAGCCACAGGGAAGTTTTTTGTACTATACACCATGCTTTCTTTGGCATGTATTGGTATCGGAATGTTTATATCGGCTTTGTTTAAAGACGTTATGCTTTCGGGAGATGTTGCTCTTTTTTATACTTCACCCGCTTTTGTGTTCAGCGGATTTACTTTTCCGAGATGGGCAATGCCTTGGTACGATCAATATTATGCGCTTATTATGCCTTATACCGCATTTTTAGATGGATTTTTTGAGGTGTATTATATGAATTTACCCTTGAGATATGCTCAAGGAGAAATGGCCAAACTCTTATTGTTTTGTCTGGTAATGTATCCGACAGCGATGTTGTTGTTTAAACGTCAATTTAATTCGATTAAAGATGAAAAAGAAACCGCAACAATCGCTGATTAG